A window of the Miscanthus floridulus cultivar M001 chromosome 14, ASM1932011v1, whole genome shotgun sequence genome harbors these coding sequences:
- the LOC136505497 gene encoding stem-specific protein TSJT1-like, translating into MLAVFSGGVVEVPAELVAAGSRTPSPKTRASELVGRFLGASEPAVSVQLGDLGHLAYSHTNQALLRPRSFAAKDEVFCLFEGVLDNLGRLNQQYGLSTKGANEVLLVIEAYKTLRDRAPYPASFMLAQLTGSYAFVLFDKSTNSLLVASDPEGKVPLFWGITADGCVAFSDDIDMLKGSCGKSLAPFPQGCFYSNALGGLKCYENPKHKVTAVPADEEEICGATFKVEGSTVLTALH; encoded by the exons ATGTTGGCGGTGTTCAGCGGCGGTGTGGTGGAGGTGCCGGCGGAGCTGGTGGCGGCGGGCAGCCGGACGCCGTCGCCCAAGACCAGGGCGTCGGAGCTCGTGGGCCGATTCCTGGGGGCCTCCGAGCCGGCGGTGTCCGTGCAGCTCGGCGACCTCGGCCACCTCGCCTACTCCCACACCAACCAGGCCCTCCTCCGCCCAAG GTCGTTCGCGGCGAAAGACGAGGTGTTCTGCCTGTTCGAGGGGGTGCTGGACAACCTGGGGCGGCTGAACCAGCAGTACGGGCTGTCCACCAAGGGCGCCAACGAGGTGCTCCTCGTCATCGAGGCCTACAAGACGCTCCGGGACCGGGCGCCCTACCCGGCCAGCTTCATGCTCGCCCAGCTCACCGGCAGCTACGCCTTCGTGCTCTTCGACAAGTCCACCAACTCCCTCCTCGTCGCATCT GATCCTGAGGGCAAGGTGCCGCTCTTCTGGGGGATCACTGCTGATGGCTGCGTCGCCTTCTCTGATGACATTGACATGCTCAAAGGATCATGTGGCAAATCGCTCGCGCCTTTCCCACAAG GTTGCTTCTACTCTAACGCCCTTGGAGGCCTGAAGTGCTACGAGAACCCCAAGCACAAGGTCACTGCTGTTCCTGCAGACGAGGAAGAAATCTGTGGTGCAACTTTCAAG GTGGAAGGGTCTACAGTCCTGACAGCGCTGCATTAG